One genomic region from Gemmatimonadota bacterium encodes:
- a CDS encoding GNVR domain-containing protein: MPDVVPIAEPSLEPLTLALWTAGVLNRWRTVIVSTICVLVLALLSTVILPPVYRVTVSFAPNPSSSSKLGGAISSLSSGALSSLAGGMGLGSVGGEPTESPEFYAELMQSRELLTRLLLTKMPDPRQAVRGDSARLVDIMKLRSTDPARRIELGVKELGKSMTTESNVRTNLIKVTVENRYPTIASREANAALALVNSFNLEQRTSRARAKRVYLEGRTAQAKTDLGTAQARYRDFLSSNRQWRLSPTLSSDEETLRRNEDVASELYLSLEKQVESAKLDEFNDAALITVVDSAVTPIKPYWPRFSLLIPGAMLLGIFIGITIAGVATVYADWSRREPMAARKLASAIRRRKARSDVPPVARRA, translated from the coding sequence ATGCCGGACGTCGTGCCGATTGCGGAGCCAAGCCTCGAGCCACTGACGCTTGCGTTGTGGACCGCCGGCGTGCTCAACCGGTGGCGCACGGTAATCGTCAGCACGATCTGTGTGCTCGTGCTCGCGCTGCTATCGACGGTGATCCTGCCGCCGGTCTACCGCGTCACTGTTTCATTTGCACCGAATCCCAGCAGCTCGTCCAAGCTGGGCGGCGCAATCAGCAGTCTGAGCTCGGGCGCATTGTCCAGCCTCGCGGGCGGGATGGGGCTTGGATCGGTCGGCGGGGAGCCGACGGAGTCGCCCGAGTTCTACGCCGAGTTGATGCAGAGCCGTGAGCTGTTGACGAGACTGCTTCTCACAAAGATGCCGGACCCGCGCCAGGCAGTGCGCGGCGACAGCGCGAGACTGGTGGATATCATGAAGTTGCGGTCCACCGATCCTGCGCGACGCATCGAGCTCGGCGTGAAGGAACTCGGGAAATCCATGACGACCGAGTCCAACGTGCGGACCAACCTGATAAAGGTCACGGTCGAGAATCGCTATCCGACTATCGCATCGCGAGAGGCCAACGCCGCGCTCGCCTTGGTCAATTCGTTCAACCTCGAGCAGCGCACTTCGCGCGCACGCGCCAAGCGCGTCTATCTCGAAGGTCGTACCGCACAGGCAAAGACAGATCTCGGTACCGCACAGGCACGTTACCGTGACTTCTTGTCGTCCAACCGGCAGTGGCGGCTCTCCCCTACCCTGTCCTCGGACGAGGAGACGCTGCGTCGCAACGAGGACGTCGCATCGGAGCTGTACCTGTCGCTCGAGAAGCAAGTCGAATCCGCCAAGCTCGACGAGTTCAACGATGCCGCGCTGATCACTGTGGTTGATTCCGCGGTAACACCGATCAAGCCGTACTGGCCGCGATTCAGTTTGCTGATTCCGGGCGCCATGCTGCTCGGAATCTTCATCGGCATCACGATTGCCGGAGTCGCGACAGTCTACGCGGACTGGAGCCGACGCGAGCCGATGGCAGCGCGCAAGCTTGCATCGGCGATAAGGCGCCGGAAAGCACGCAGCGACGTGCCTCCGGTTGCGCGTCGTGCCTGA
- a CDS encoding O-antigen ligase family protein has product MPEQGARPERSLPARALPWVLWALTFHILGIAVLFGYFNLSIKVVQVIAAWKEIAGLLLFTVVVVRAATGWGPRVAVSAADLFAGLWIALAVVFFATENVVLRDFVPLKAAVFGVRDAAFFMLFYFVGRATPELGDDYRFMKHAFAVLAVTSIVAIAEQIFVTPQMLVALGVASYVQNFLGGVAFTQGNVYGLPDNYWSEMGGHMVRRSGSVFLSGQGFAVVFIVLLPLATLWLLQKGDRTRWFHRVLYGIIWIGLIATFTRTAIVVAGLQTLILFAIRRRVTGAALAASVAVGALVAGVLVFPSLATFVFETLTWQSGSSVSHLKDWTNGITAFLEQPWGYGLGTTDQTAVRAGLEPLTADNVYLKYAVELGLPGLVALVGTLACIGMAGFRAATRSIAAPARDMGVAVALIILGVLVYGMTSTMFNDPMVGYLVFWLGGTAVTLAQRAPSPLSSKIALSYA; this is encoded by the coding sequence GTGCCTGAGCAAGGCGCGCGCCCCGAGCGCTCGCTTCCTGCAAGAGCGCTTCCGTGGGTTCTCTGGGCGCTGACGTTCCACATCCTCGGCATCGCGGTCCTGTTCGGCTATTTCAACCTTTCGATAAAGGTCGTTCAGGTAATCGCTGCGTGGAAGGAAATCGCGGGACTGCTGCTGTTCACCGTGGTCGTCGTGCGCGCCGCAACCGGCTGGGGACCACGCGTCGCGGTGTCCGCCGCTGATCTGTTCGCAGGGTTGTGGATTGCCCTCGCCGTGGTCTTCTTCGCCACGGAAAACGTCGTGTTGCGCGACTTCGTTCCATTGAAGGCTGCCGTGTTCGGCGTGCGTGACGCAGCCTTCTTCATGCTGTTCTACTTTGTGGGCCGCGCAACGCCGGAGTTGGGTGACGATTACCGATTCATGAAACACGCATTTGCGGTGCTGGCGGTCACGTCCATCGTCGCGATCGCGGAGCAGATATTCGTCACGCCGCAGATGCTCGTCGCGCTGGGTGTTGCCTCATACGTGCAGAATTTTCTGGGCGGTGTAGCGTTCACGCAAGGGAACGTGTACGGGCTGCCGGACAATTACTGGAGCGAGATGGGCGGTCACATGGTGCGCCGCTCAGGCTCCGTATTCCTGTCCGGACAGGGGTTCGCAGTGGTGTTCATCGTCCTGCTGCCGCTCGCGACGCTGTGGCTGCTTCAGAAAGGTGACAGAACGCGCTGGTTCCATCGTGTGCTGTATGGCATCATCTGGATCGGGCTCATCGCGACGTTCACCCGGACCGCGATCGTCGTTGCAGGTCTTCAGACGTTGATCCTTTTCGCCATCCGGCGTCGAGTGACTGGCGCAGCGCTCGCCGCGAGCGTCGCGGTTGGCGCGCTGGTGGCCGGCGTGCTCGTATTTCCATCGCTCGCGACCTTCGTCTTCGAGACGCTGACGTGGCAGAGCGGCAGCAGCGTCTCGCACCTCAAGGATTGGACCAATGGCATCACCGCATTTCTCGAGCAACCCTGGGGCTACGGGTTAGGTACGACGGATCAGACAGCGGTCCGCGCAGGTCTCGAACCGCTCACGGCGGACAACGTGTATCTCAAGTACGCCGTCGAGCTCGGCCTGCCCGGGCTTGTTGCGCTGGTGGGTACGCTTGCCTGCATCGGGATGGCGGGTTTCCGGGCGGCGACGCGCAGCATCGCCGCGCCAGCACGTGACATGGGTGTCGCTGTCGCGCTCATCATACTTGGCGTGCTTGTCTACGGCATGACGAGTACGATGTTCAACGACCCAATGGTCGGCTACCTGGTATTCTGGCTCGGCGGCACGGCGGTTACACTCGCGCAGCGAGCGCCATCGCCACTCAGCTCCAAAATCGCGCTCAGTTATGCATGA